In Mycolicibacterium phocaicum, one DNA window encodes the following:
- a CDS encoding ROK family protein, which translates to MPASVSTVSAPSGVRSAAHAKRTLLARHHIVAPSLRVADAAAGSVFSAARLRGPIARDVIAQATGLSIATVNRKVTALLDAGMLRERADLAVAGAIGRPRVPVEVNHEPFLTLGLHVGARTTAIVATDLFGRTLDVVETPTPRGDQNAALASLAGSAQRYLSRWHRRRPLWVGVASGGVVDSATGHVDHPRLGWVDAPVGPVLAQTLGLPVSLASHVDAMAGAELLLGARRSAAAAESATSLYVYARETVGYALSIGGKVHSPASGPGTISGLPAQSELLGGTGRLETTVSDEAVLAAARKQRIVPADGPASTISTVLRAARSGNAAAVELLAERARVLGGAVALLRDLLNPDDLVVGGQAFSEYPEGLPLVEQAFAERTVLGVRDIRVTTFGNRVQEAGAGVVSLGGLYADPIGAMRRALRAA; encoded by the coding sequence ATGCCTGCTTCCGTTTCCACCGTTTCTGCCCCCTCCGGCGTCCGCTCTGCCGCACACGCCAAGCGCACCCTCCTGGCTCGGCACCACATCGTCGCGCCGTCGCTGCGGGTCGCCGACGCCGCCGCCGGCTCGGTCTTCAGTGCGGCGCGGCTGCGCGGCCCCATCGCCCGGGACGTGATCGCGCAGGCCACCGGGCTCAGCATCGCCACGGTGAACCGGAAGGTCACCGCCTTGCTGGACGCCGGGATGCTGCGTGAGCGGGCCGACCTCGCCGTCGCCGGCGCCATCGGCCGGCCGCGCGTCCCCGTCGAGGTCAACCACGAACCGTTCCTCACCCTGGGCCTGCACGTCGGCGCCCGGACCACCGCGATCGTCGCGACCGACCTCTTCGGCCGCACCCTCGACGTGGTCGAGACGCCCACGCCGCGCGGCGACCAGAACGCCGCGCTGGCATCGCTGGCCGGCAGCGCGCAGCGTTACCTGAGCCGCTGGCACCGGCGCCGCCCGCTGTGGGTCGGGGTCGCCTCCGGTGGTGTGGTGGACAGCGCCACCGGTCACGTCGACCACCCGCGCCTCGGCTGGGTCGACGCGCCCGTCGGCCCGGTGCTGGCCCAGACCCTCGGCCTGCCGGTGTCGCTGGCGTCGCACGTCGACGCGATGGCCGGCGCCGAACTGCTGCTGGGTGCGCGCCGCTCGGCGGCCGCGGCCGAGTCCGCCACCAGCCTTTACGTGTACGCCCGCGAGACCGTCGGCTACGCGCTGTCGATCGGCGGCAAGGTCCACTCGCCGGCCAGCGGCCCGGGCACCATCTCGGGACTGCCCGCGCAGTCGGAGCTGCTCGGCGGTACCGGCCGGCTCGAGACCACCGTCAGCGACGAGGCCGTGCTGGCCGCCGCCCGCAAGCAGCGGATCGTGCCGGCCGACGGACCGGCGTCGACCATCTCCACGGTGCTGCGCGCGGCGCGGTCCGGCAATGCCGCGGCCGTCGAGCTGCTGGCCGAGCGGGCCCGCGTCCTGGGTGGTGCGGTGGCGCTGCTGCGCGACCTGCTGAACCCCGATGACCTGGTCGTCGGCGGTCAGGCGTTCTCCGAGTACCCCGAGGGTCTCCCGCTGGTCGAGCAGGCGTTCGCGGAGCGAACGGTGTTGGGTGTCAGGGACATTCGCGTCACGACGTTCGGCAATCGGGTGCAGGAAGCCGGTGCGGGCGTGGTGTCCCTCGGTGGGCTGTACGCCGACCCGATCGGTGCCATGCGCCGCGCGCTGCGCGCCGCCTAG
- the mshA gene encoding D-inositol-3-phosphate glycosyltransferase → MEGVRVAVLSVHTSPLAQPGTGDAGGMNVYVLQSALELARRGVEVEIFTRATSSTDAPVVRVAPGVLVRNIVAGPFEGLDKYDLPTQLCAFTAGVLRVEANHEPGYYDIVHSHYWLSGQVGWLASDRWAVPLVHTAHTWAAVKNLSLADGDTPEPALRAVGEQQVVDAADRLIVNTEDEAQQLVSLHHADPARIDVAYPGVDLKTFTPGDKAEARAALGLSLDEQVVAFVGRIQPLKAPDVLLRAAAKLPDVRVVVAGGPSGSGLAVPDGLVSLADELGITDRVTFLPPQSRDQLVNVYRAADLVAVPSYSESFGLVAVEAQACGTPVVAAAVGGLPVAVRDGVSGVLVQGHDPVDWANAIGRTLEMGPESLAEGALQHAATFSWAHTVDALLAGYTRAIADYRGRRPRRDAAARRSRRFLIRRGVRA, encoded by the coding sequence ATGGAGGGCGTGCGTGTCGCCGTCCTGTCGGTCCATACCTCGCCGCTGGCCCAACCGGGCACCGGCGATGCCGGCGGTATGAACGTCTACGTCCTGCAGAGTGCGCTCGAGTTGGCCCGCCGCGGCGTCGAGGTGGAAATCTTCACCCGGGCCACGTCGTCGACCGACGCCCCGGTGGTTCGGGTGGCCCCCGGCGTCCTGGTGCGCAACATCGTCGCCGGCCCGTTCGAGGGACTGGACAAGTACGACCTGCCGACGCAGCTGTGTGCCTTCACCGCGGGTGTCCTGCGCGTCGAGGCGAACCACGAGCCGGGTTACTACGACATCGTGCACTCGCACTACTGGCTGTCCGGGCAGGTGGGCTGGCTGGCCTCGGACCGGTGGGCGGTGCCCCTGGTACACACCGCGCACACCTGGGCCGCGGTGAAGAACCTGTCGCTCGCGGACGGCGACACCCCGGAGCCGGCGCTGCGCGCCGTCGGCGAGCAGCAGGTGGTCGACGCCGCCGACCGGCTCATCGTCAACACCGAAGACGAAGCGCAGCAACTGGTTTCGCTGCACCACGCGGACCCGGCCCGCATCGATGTGGCGTATCCCGGCGTCGACCTGAAGACGTTCACGCCGGGTGACAAGGCCGAAGCCCGTGCGGCACTGGGTCTTTCGCTCGACGAGCAGGTGGTCGCCTTCGTCGGCCGCATCCAGCCGCTGAAGGCTCCCGACGTGCTGTTGCGCGCGGCGGCCAAGCTGCCCGACGTGCGTGTCGTGGTCGCCGGGGGTCCGTCGGGCAGTGGCCTGGCCGTACCCGACGGTCTGGTTTCCCTCGCCGACGAGCTGGGTATCACCGACCGTGTGACATTCCTGCCACCGCAGTCCCGTGACCAGCTGGTGAACGTCTACCGGGCCGCGGATCTCGTTGCGGTACCGAGCTATTCGGAGTCGTTCGGCCTGGTTGCGGTCGAGGCCCAGGCCTGTGGAACGCCGGTGGTGGCCGCCGCGGTGGGCGGGCTGCCCGTCGCGGTGCGCGACGGCGTGAGCGGCGTTCTGGTGCAAGGCCACGATCCGGTCGACTGGGCCAACGCGATCGGGCGGACGCTGGAAATGGGGCCGGAGTCGTTGGCCGAGGGCGCTTTGCAACACGCCGCGACCTTCTCGTGGGCGCACACCGTGGACGCGCTGCTGGCCGGC